In Juglans regia cultivar Chandler chromosome 13, Walnut 2.0, whole genome shotgun sequence, the following proteins share a genomic window:
- the LOC109019132 gene encoding nitrate regulatory gene2 protein-like, with protein sequence MGCSTSKVDDLPAVALCRDRMTYLDEAIHQRYALAEAHLAYIRSLKGIGRSLHGFIDDLTHSVALPVSPELNLPPHRKGDPVHHRRDDSGHIDFNSGSDSDDDDLGSLHHDSGHSSPLHQQGDIEYMDRDQFEDGDGQLGSYQFQGFFPGDGGERGGGGGLMHMNYMKNKATPSVVYEQRPVSSVKVYMGESSPTYSGYPHSYYGNTNPSSSASAYYGSASPPNPNYSNYGSGYYTNSPSQMDTSSKKPPPPPPSPPQASAWDFLNPFEGYDRYYAAYTPSRNSKDLREEEGIPDLEDEDYQHEVVKEVHGEEKFVADGGRSGGDGSGMRSKAVVDDTEASTSLYEIRPSSAIENDRMGYDGHTVEKKVVDNEERSEETRARFKGPLSVSQVVQEVEVQFDRASESGNEVARMLEVGKLPYNRKHGVYQVSSKMLHVAPSIPMVSAQPSTSKGAESSSASDKAGPAQLHVDEDVVWLGSTNLSSTLQKLYLWEKKLYNEVKAEEKMRVDHDRKVDKLKRLDKRGAEAHKVDATRTLIRSLSTRIRMAIQVVDKISVTINKIRDEELWPQLNELIQGLTRMWKSMLECHRSQCQAIREAKGLGSIGSGKKLSDDHLRATREFVHELIRWNVAFSRWISCQKGYVRALNNWLLRCILYEPEETDDGVAPFSPSRVGAPPVFVICNQWSQTLERISEKEVVGSMRGFTMSVVHIWEQDMLEMRQRSTANKDLDKKVKNLDREDQKIQREIQALDKIIVLVSGDGNGLSVGEVVYPSDTQNRSLQASLQLIFEAMERFTANSMRAYEELLQRSEEERVRQEHGRVSQG encoded by the exons ATGGGGTGTTCGACCTCCAAGGTGGACGATCTCCCGGCGGTGGCACTCTGCCGGGACCGGATGACCTACCTCGACGAGGCAATCCACCAGCGCTACGCTCTGGCCGAGGCCCACCTCGCTTATATTCGCTCCCTCAAAGGAATCGGTCGCTCCCTCCACGGTTTCATCGATGATTTAACTCATTCCGTCGCTTTGCCTGTTTCCCCCGAGCTCAATCTCCCGCCTCACAGGAAGGGCGACCCCGTCCATCATCGTCGCGATGACTCCGGTCACATCGATTTCAACTCCGGCTCGGACTCCGACGACGACGATTTGGGTTCGCTCCACCACGACTCGGGTCACTCATCGCCTCTTCACCAACAAGGTGATATTGAATACATGGATAGGGATCAATTTGAAGATGGGGACGGACAGCTGGGTTCGTATCAGTTTCAAGGTTTCTTTCCTGGCGACGGAGGAGAACGTGGAGGCGGCGGCGGGCTTATGCACATGAATTATATGAAGAATAAAGCGACGCCTTCGGTGGTCTACGAGCAGAGGCCGGTGAGCTCAGTGAAGGTGTATATGGGTGAATCTTCTCCTACTTATTCTGGTTATCCTCATTCTTATTATGGAAATACTAATCCCAGTTCTAGTGCTTCTGCGTATTATGGGTCTGCTTCCCCCCCCAATCCCAATTATAGTAACTATGGTTCTGGTTACTATACTAATTCCCCGAGCCAAATGGATACGTCTTCGAAGAAGCCACCGCCCCCTCCGCCCTCGCCTCCGCAAGCTTCGGCATGGGATTTCTTGAACCCATTCGAGGGTTACGACAGATATTATGCGGCGTACACTCCGAGTAGGAACTCGAAAGACCTGAGGGAAGAAGAGGGGATTCCCGACTTGGAAGACGAGGATTACCAGCACGAGGTGGTGAAGGAAGTTCATGGGGAGGAGAAGTTTGTCGCTGATGGGGGAAGAAGCGGTGGTGATGGGAGTGGGATGCGTTCCAAGGCTGTGGTGGACGACACTGAGGCCTCAACGTCGCTATACGAGATTAGGCCCAGTTCTGCAATAGAGAATGATAGGATGGGGTATGATGGACATACGGTGGAGAAGAAAGTTGTTGATAATGAGGAGAGATCCGAGGAGACTAGGGCCAGGTTTAAGGGTCCTCTGAGTGTGTCTCAAGTGGTACAGGAAGTTGAGGTTCAGTTTGACAGAGCTTCCGAGTCGGGGAATGAGGTCGCGAGAATGCTTGAGGTCGGAAAGCTTCCTTATAACCGTAAACACGGTGTTTATCAAG TTTCTTCCAAGATGTTGCACGTTGCTCCTTCAATACCCATGGTATCCGCACAGCCTTCTACTTCTAAGGGTGCCGAGTCATCGTCGGCCTCTGACAAGGCGGGTCCGGCTCAATTGCACGTGGATGAAGATGTGGTGTGGTTGGGATCTACAAATCTTTCGTCTACTCTACAAAAGCTGTATCTTTGGGAGAAGAAACTCTATAACGAAGTTAAG GCTGAGGAAAAGATGCGGGTGGACCATGACAGGAAGGTAGATAAGCTAAAGCGCTTAGATAAAAGGGGTGCTGAGGCTCACAAAGTTGATGCTACTCGTACTTTAATAAGGAGCCTGTCAACGAGAATAAGAATGGCAATTCAGGTTGTTGATAAGATATCTGTGACGATTAATAAGATTCGGGATGAAGAGCTTTGGCCACAACTAAATGAATTAATTCAAGG GTTAACCAGAATGTGGAAAAGTATGCTTGAATGCCATCGTAGTCAGTGCCAGGCAATCAGAGAAGCCAAAGGTTTAGGTTCGATTGGATCGGGCAAGAAGCTTAGTGATGATCATCTTAGAGCCACTCGGGAATTTGTGCACGAGCTTATTAGGTGGAATGTTGCTTTTTCTCGTTGGATAAGTTGCCAGAAGGGATATGTGAGAGCCTTGAATAATTGGCTTCTTAGATGTATACTGTATGAACCTGAGGAAACAGACGATGGGGTAGCTCCTTTCTCACCCAGTAGAGTAGGTGCACCGCCTGTGTTTGTAATCTGTAATCAGTGGTCGCAAACTTTGGAAAGAATATCTGAGAAGGAAGTGGTTGGTTCTATGCGCGGTTTTACCATGAGTGTGGTTCATATCTGGGAACAAGATATGCTGGAAATGCGCCAGAGGAGTACGGCAAACAAGGATCTGGATAAGAAAGTTAAGAATTTGGATAGAGAGGACCAAAAAATACAGAGGGAGATCCAGGCATTAGACAAGATAATCGTTCTGGTCTCTGGGGATGGTAACGGTCTATCAGTTGGAGAGGTTGTATATCCTAGTGACACTCAAAATAGAAGTCTACAGGCAAGTCTGCAGCTAATTTTTGAGGCCATGGAGAGATTCACGGCTAACTCTATGAGAGCTTATGAGGAGCTTTTGCAACGCAGTGAGGAGGAAAGGGTTCGCCAAGAGCATGGAAGAGTTTCACAGGGCTGA
- the LOC109019133 gene encoding serine/threonine-protein kinase BSK1-like: MGCCQSSFLTETHPEKEQHQVQLQTQTYPPSIGLDPVPGGGGEVLSFSEFSFVDLRAATNNFSSDFIVSESGEKAPNLVYKGRLRNRRWIAVKKFAKLAWPDPKQFAEEARGVGQMRHPRLANLIGYCCDGDERLLIAEYMPNDTLAKHLFHWEKQTIEWAMRLRVALYIAEALDYCSTEGRPLYHDLNAYRVLFHEDGDPRLSCFGLMKNSRDGKSYSTNLAYTPPEYLRNGRVTAESVIYSFGTVLLDLLSGKHIPPSHALDIIRGKNIISLMDSHLEGKFSTEEATVVVNLASQCLQYEPRERPNTKDLVATLAQLQTKPDVPSHVMLGIPKHEEAPSTPQPPSTPQRPLSAMGEACSRMDLTAIHQILVMTHYRDDEGTNELSFQEWTQEMRDMLEARKRGDFAFREKDSKTAIDCYSQFIDVGIMVSPTVFARRSLCYLLNDQPDPALRDAMQAQCVYPEWPTAFYMQSVALAKLDMNKDAADMLSEATALEEKRQRGGRAS, from the exons ATGGGTTGCTGCCAGTCCTCGTTTTTAACAGAGACCCACCCAGAGAAGGAGCAGCATCAAGTCCAGCTCCAAACCCAGACCTACCCACCTTCCATTGGACTCGACCCAGTACCCGGCGGCGGAGGAGAAGTCCTATCCTTCTCCGAGTTCTCCTTCGTGGACCTCAGGGCCGCCACCAACAACTTTAGCTCCGACTTCATCGTCTCCGAGAGCGGCGAAAAGGCCCCCAATCTCGTCTACAAGGGCCGCCTCCGCAACCGCCGCTGGATTGCTGTGAAAAAGTTCGCCAAGTTGGCCTGGCCTGATCCCAAACAGTTTGCG GAGGAGGCGCGGGGAGTAGGGCAGATGAGGCATCCGAGGCTGGCCAATTTGATTGGGTATTGCTGTGATGGAGATGAGAGGCTGCTGATTGCTGAGTACATGCCTAATGATACTCTTGCCAAGCATTTGTTTCACT GGGAAAAGCAAACCATTGAATGGGCCATGCGCTTGAGAGTAGCTCTTTATATTGCTGAAGCATTGGATTATTGCAGCACTGAGGGACGTCCACTGTACCATGATTTGAATGCTTATAGGGTTCTCTTTCATGAg GATGGTGATCCTCGGCTCTCATGTTTTGGCTTAATGAAAAATAGTAGGGATGGGAAAAGTTACAGCACAAACCTTGCCTACACACCTCCCGAATATTTAAGAAATG gaaGGGTCACTGCTGAAAGTGTAATTTACAGCTTTGGCACCGTCCTTCTGGATCTGCTAAGTGGAAAACACATCCCCCCTAGCCAT GCCCTTGACATTATACGGGGAAAAAATATCATCAGCTTAATGGATTCACATTTGGAGGGAAAATTTTCTACAGAAGAAGCAACAGTTGTGGTTAATCTTGCCTCTCAGTGTTTGCAATATGAACCTAGGGAGCGGCCTAATACAAAGGATCTTGTTGCAACTCTAGCTCAACTACAAACCAAACCTGAT GTTCCATCTCATGTCATGCTTGGGATTCCAAAGCACGAGGAAGCCCCATCAACCCCGCAGCCCCCATCAACCCCGCAACGCCCTCTTTCGGCAATGGGTGAGGCCTGTTCAAGAATGGATCTCACAGCCATCCATCAGATTTTAGTTATGACACATTACAGGGATGATGAAGGAACTAATGAG TTATCTTTCCAAGAGTGGACCCAAGAAATGAGAGATATGCTGGAGGCAAGGAAGCGTGGGGACTTTGCATTCCGTGAGAAGGATTCCAAAACTGCCATTGACTGTTATTCCCAG TTCATAGATGTTGGAATCATGGTCTCTCCAACTGTTTTTGCTAGGCGCAGTCTGTGTTATCTGTTAAATGATCAACCAGATCCTGCCCTACGAGATGCAATGCAAGCACAATGCGTGTATCCAGAGTGGCCCACTGCCTTCTACATGCAATCAGTTGCGCTGGCCAAGCTGGACATGAACAAGGATGCTGCTGACATGTTAAGTGAAGCAACTGCACTAGAAGAGAAGAGGCAACGAGGTGGGAGAGCATCATAA
- the LOC109019131 gene encoding uncharacterized protein LOC109019131 → MAASPLNPKSHYHVRSNSLPSRTHPLISEVEEQLSRLRASEATSSSSSTSSISQKLGGLQDLHDHVDKLLQLPLTQQTLAQEQHAQWVEELLNGSVRLLDVCGIAKDVLLQTKECTNEIQSFMRRRRGGDAEFAREVRNYLVSRKSIKKAIHKTLKGMESKCNNKSIETVAMVNMLREVEAVTLSVFESLLSFVAGPKLPTKSSGWFLVSKLLHPKRVSCEDEETKLEKVDAALQSLLRTSKSDDLVHIENAQNLLVKLEPSIQNLEEELECLFRRLIKTRVSLLNIFNH, encoded by the coding sequence ATGGCTGCCTCTCCTTTGAACCCAAAGTCCCATTACCATGTTCGCTCTAACAGCTTGCCCTCTAGGACACACCCGCTCATTTCAGAGGTTGAAGAGCAATTGAGCAGGTTGAGGGCTTCTGAagccacatcatcatcatcatcaacatcgTCAATAAGCCAGAAACTAGGCGGCCTTCAAGATTTACATGATCATGTTGACAAGTTGCTTCAATTGCCGCTCACTCAACAAACCTTGGCCCAAGAGCAGCATGCGCAATGGGTCGAAGAACTTCTGAATGGATCTGTTAGGCTCCTGGATGTGTGTGGCATAGCCAAGGATGTCTTGTTACAGACAAAGGAATGCACCAATGAAATTCAATCCTTTATGCGCAGAAGACGGGGAGGTGATGCAGAGTTTGCAAGGGAGGTTAGGAATTACTTGGTCTCAAGGAAGAGTATTAAAAAGGCAATCCACAAGACCCTTAAGGGCATGGAAAGCAAGTGCAATAACAAAAGCATTGAGACCGTGGCCATGGTTAACATGTTAAGAGAAGTAGAAGCAGTCACTCTATCTGTGTTTGAATCCCTGTTGTCATTTGTAGCTGGACCAAAGTTGCCAACAAAGTCAAGTGGCTGGTTTTTGGTATCCAAGCTGCTGCATCCTAAAAGAGTTTCATGCGAGGatgaagaaacaaaacttgaGAAGGTGGATGCAGCATTACAATCTCTCCTCAGGACCAGCAAATCTGATGATCTCGTCCATATAGAAAATGCGCAGAACTTGCTGGTGAAATTGGAGCCCAGCATTCAAAATCTTGAAGAAGAGCTTGAATGTCTATTTAGGCGTCTAATAAAAACCAGAGTTTCCCTTCTTAACATCTTCAATCACTAG